A stretch of the Acanthopagrus latus isolate v.2019 chromosome 9, fAcaLat1.1, whole genome shotgun sequence genome encodes the following:
- the LOC119025445 gene encoding uncharacterized protein LOC119025445 — MPDLLEFLHVRGVPEEAVSVMEEQKEMDKVQEYEKLKKDLENGLITQKGFDTNIKSLLAVDTKDEPGTPNAFLTWIKGGCRTFSSKCKEFNLKTVRPATRPLSSASSSIHDSNDKLSLISTQVESDVLEDRSRYQRIVLEETPPRVILQGHETYEDLANIGKSRFWSPEDAEGCEFTLCNADGTRWSKEDFLLEFPDASAITYAWKRTLFVGRKELNVMCLDDVQLDASEEHPDKSDTCEASTDEDPENVESEVGESCLSVDTISQEQACLCP, encoded by the exons ATGCCGGATTTGTTGGAGTTTCTGCATGTTCGAGGGGTCCCAGAGGAAGCCGTTTCAGTAATGGAAGAGCAAAAG GAAATGGACAAAGTACAGGAGTATGAGAAGCTCAAAAAGGATCTCGAGAACG GTTTGATAACCCAGAAAGGTTTTGACACCAACATAAAAAGTCTCCTAGCTGTAGACACAAAAG ATGAACCTGGGACACCTAATGCATTTTTAA CATGGATAAAGGGAGGATGCCGCACATTCAGCTCCAAATGCAAAGAGTTTAATTTGAAAACTGTTCGGCCAGCAACAAGGCCTTTGTCAAGTGCCTCTTCCAGCATACATGATTCAAATGACAAGCTGAGTCTGATCTCCACTCAAGTTGAATCAGATGTGTTGGAAGACAGAAGCAGGTACCAGCGGATAGTGCTTGAGGAGACTCCACCAAGAGTCATTTTGCAAGGGCATGAGACATATGAGGACCTAGCAAACATTGGGAAGTCACGTTTCTGGTCGCCAGAGGATGCAGAGGGGTGTGAGTTCACCCTCTGCAATGCAGATGGAACGAGGTGGAGCAAGGAGGACTTCCTCCTTGAGTTTCCGGATGCATCTGCAATTACCTATGCATGGAAAAGGACGCTTTTTGTCGGGCGCAAGGAATTGA ATGTTATGTGTCTGGATGACGTCCAGTTGGATGCGTCAG AAGAACATCCTGATAAATCCGACACGTGTGAGGCCAGCAcag atgaGGACCCTGAAAACGTCGAGTCAGAAGTGGGGGAAAGTTGTCTGTCAG TAGACACCATCAGCCAGGAACAGGCTTGTCTGTGTCCTTGA